Within the Clostridia bacterium genome, the region TCAGCTAAATATATTTTGGCTATTTTTATAAATGCATTATCGTATTTCAATATATATAAATCATTAGATACAATAGAAAAAAACATTTTTGAAATATATGTATCAGGTCGCGCCAAAATATATATAAAAACACCTATAAGCAAAGCAAGAAACCCTATTATATATATTTTTATTTCAACTTTTTTCATTACATTAAATACTCTCGCTCTTTTTCATCTTATACAAGTCTTGAAAAAATTTAACAAACCTAAAGTTAGATATTTTTGAATAATATTATTATGTTGTAGCACAATAATATCACAAATTGAGATATAAGTCAATATCTCATTTTGTGATTTAATATAATACCTTTGGGGTGATATTAAATGAGATTAAGAGATTTAAGGGAAGATGCTGATATTACACAAAAAGAGTTAGCAAATTATCTTAATATAAAACAAAACACCTATTCCCAATATGAAAATGGACAACGCCAGATGCCCATTGACACTCTTATTAAATTAGCAAATTATTTCCAAACTTCCGTTGACTATATACTTGAACTTACTGATGATAGAAAACCTTACAGAAAAAGATAAAGTTAAAAAAACTAACTTATAAAAAGTTAGTTTTTTCTCTTTTATATATTATATTTTTCAAGAAATTTGTAAATTGAAATAAGAGATACATCTTGTTTTACTTTTGGTAAATCAACATTTTTAACAGAAATTATGTCATATAACTCTATCCTGTTTTATCCGTTGCATCAATCATTCATCAATCATTCATCAATCACTTTTATTATATTATTGTTCTTTCTGTCTATAAGATAAAGATATTTTCTACTTTCAAATTCAAAAATTTCAAAATCAATATATTTTATAAAATTATTATATTTATCAGAAACTTTTAAAATTTCCTGACCTTTTTCTCTTAAAAATTCATTTATTTTTGATATATTTTCTTTTGATTTAAAGTTTTTAAAAAATTGAGGTAAAGTGCCTCTTTCTTTTAGGACATAATCTAATTTTAAATATTCCATAAACTCTTTATCGTCTTTATAAAAAGTAGATAAAATATAAAATTTATCTTTTAAAGAAAGTTTTTCGTCCCCCATTTTTTCGCCTAACCTAAGATAAAAATCAAATGGTAAAATATCATAATTATTAAAGATATAGTTTAGAGAATTTTTAAAAATGCCACTGTTAAAATATGCATCCACCGATTTATCTACTTTTTTAATATCCATAAGTTCAAAAAAGGATAAACAATCATTCTTAAGAATTTCGTATGGTGCAGTGCTTCTAAACTTATAATTATACTTTTCTTTTTCTTCTCTTAGTTTTGAACCGTGAAGAAGTTTTAAAAACCCTACCTGAATAACTTTTGGGGAAATTAAATAAACCTCATTAAAACTTTTCTTAAAACTTTCATAATCTTCGTTCGGAAGACCTGCTATTAAGTCAAGATGAATTCTTACCTTAGAGTCTTTTAAATACAAAAGATTATTTTTAAGTTTTTCCATATCGGTTGCCCTGTCGCAAAGTCTTAAAGTTTCTTCGTTGGTAGACTGAATTCCCGCTTCAAACTGAATGGTATTATAATCTGCATTTTTTATAATATCCATAAGTTCTTTGTCAAGTAAATCTGCGCCTATCTCAAAGTGAAAACAAGTTTCCCTTTTTTTTGATAAAATGTAACCTATAATTTTTTTGGCTCTTTCTTTATCAAAATTAAAAGTTCTGTCTACTAATTTTACTCTCTTTATTTTCATATCGGAAAATAAATCAATTTCCTTAAAAACTCTGTCTAAAGGAAGAGTTCTTACCCCTTTTGTCAAAGAAGATATGCAAAAAGCACATTTAAAAGGACAGCCTCGAGATGTTTCATAATATACTGCACGGTTTTTAAGACTTTCGAGTTCTCCCTCGTAGCAAAAAGGAATGTTTGCCATATCCTCCATTTCGGAAAAAGAATATTCACTGTCGCTTTTTGAAACTCCGTCTATATTATCTTTACCTTCTAATAATTTTAATACAGGAATTTCTCCCTCGCCTCTTATTATAAAATCTATATGAGGAATTTCTAAGAACACATTTTTATTATAACTTACCTCTGGTCCGCCTAAAAAAATCTTTATATTCTCATTTATCTTCTTAATATCAAAAGTAAGTTTTTTTACAAGTTCAACATTCCAGATATATGTTGAAAAGCCTATTACCTGAGGGTTATCCTTTAATATGTTTTTTAAAAGATAAAAATACTCGTCATTAATTGTTCCCTCAAAAAAATCTATATTATTATATCCCTTATTTTTTACATAGGATACAATACTTCTTACAGATAAAGAAGTGTGCGAGTATTTAGCATTAAGTGCTA harbors:
- a CDS encoding DUF4080 domain-containing protein, with the translated sequence MEKWLLVALNAKYSHTSLSVRSIVSYVKNKGYNNIDFFEGTINDEYFYLLKNILKDNPQVIGFSTYIWNVELVKKLTFDIKKINENIKIFLGGPEVSYNKNVFLEIPHIDFIIRGEGEIPVLKLLEGKDNIDGVSKSDSEYSFSEMEDMANIPFCYEGELESLKNRAVYYETSRGCPFKCAFCISSLTKGVRTLPLDRVFKEIDLFSDMKIKRVKLVDRTFNFDKERAKKIIGYILSKKRETCFHFEIGADLLDKELMDIIKNADYNTIQFEAGIQSTNEETLRLCDRATDMEKLKNNLLYLKDSKVRIHLDLIAGLPNEDYESFKKSFNEVYLISPKVIQVGFLKLLHGSKLREEKEKYNYKFRSTAPYEILKNDCLSFFELMDIKKVDKSVDAYFNSGIFKNSLNYIFNNYDILPFDFYLRLGEKMGDEKLSLKDKFYILSTFYKDDKEFMEYLKLDYVLKERGTLPQFFKNFKSKENISKINEFLREKGQEILKVSDKYNNFIKYIDFEIFEFESRKYLYLIDRKNNNIIKVIDE
- a CDS encoding helix-turn-helix transcriptional regulator encodes the protein MRLRDLREDADITQKELANYLNIKQNTYSQYENGQRQMPIDTLIKLANYFQTSVDYILELTDDRKPYRKR